A DNA window from Massilia putida contains the following coding sequences:
- a CDS encoding radical SAM protein, whose protein sequence is MTRKSRPYLFYDTTTSVCSRCLHPVEAKIVFKDDKVYMDKWCGAHGFERVLVSDDVAYYRLCREVFVKHPEMPRQFNTTMAYGCPYDCGLCPDHMQHSCLSVVEITDNCNLNCPVCYAESGTHRERHRPLEDVIRMLDAIVANEGEADVMQLSGGEPTLHPQFWDILDAAKARPIRHVMINTNGIVLAQDKDVVRRLAGYAPGVEVYLQFDSLRAEVHRALRGADLTRIRRQALDNLNEAGLSTTLVVTLKKGLNDGEIGAIIDFALQQPCVRGVTVQPIQDAGRVEDYDPRLHRLTVSEIRRRIAEQSRLFTLEDVVPVPCNPDTLAMAYAIKTEQGAVPLTRWLDPQTLVEGGGNTIVFERDPSLHGLVKDRIFELFATNHSPESQANCLSELMCCLPLVSAPSALRYDNVFRVLIVQFMDAYALDVRALKKSCIHFALPDGRLVPFESYNLLYRDGRRLEHIRAGIANDFARRRERTTIPLVPAPPSAA, encoded by the coding sequence ATGACCCGCAAATCCCGCCCCTACCTGTTCTACGACACGACGACGTCCGTGTGCTCGCGCTGCCTGCATCCGGTCGAGGCGAAGATCGTGTTCAAGGACGACAAGGTCTACATGGACAAGTGGTGCGGCGCGCACGGCTTTGAACGCGTGCTCGTCAGCGACGACGTCGCGTACTACCGCCTGTGCCGCGAAGTCTTCGTCAAGCATCCGGAGATGCCGCGGCAGTTCAACACGACGATGGCATACGGCTGCCCGTACGACTGCGGCCTGTGCCCGGACCACATGCAGCACTCGTGCCTGTCGGTCGTCGAGATCACGGACAACTGCAACCTGAACTGCCCCGTGTGCTATGCGGAGAGTGGCACGCACCGCGAACGCCACCGCCCGCTGGAGGACGTGATCCGCATGCTCGACGCCATCGTCGCCAACGAAGGCGAGGCCGACGTGATGCAGCTGTCCGGCGGCGAGCCGACCCTGCATCCGCAGTTCTGGGACATCCTCGACGCCGCGAAGGCGCGGCCCATCAGGCACGTGATGATCAACACGAACGGCATCGTGCTCGCGCAGGACAAGGATGTCGTACGACGCCTGGCCGGCTACGCGCCCGGCGTCGAAGTCTACCTGCAGTTCGATTCGCTGCGTGCCGAGGTCCATCGCGCGTTGCGCGGCGCGGACCTCACGCGCATCCGCCGCCAGGCGCTCGACAACCTGAACGAGGCCGGCCTGTCGACGACGCTCGTCGTCACGCTCAAGAAAGGCTTGAACGACGGCGAGATCGGCGCCATCATCGACTTCGCGCTGCAACAGCCCTGCGTGCGCGGCGTGACCGTGCAGCCGATCCAGGACGCCGGCCGCGTGGAAGACTACGACCCGCGCCTGCACCGCCTGACGGTATCCGAGATCCGCCGCCGCATCGCCGAACAAAGCCGCCTGTTCACGCTGGAAGACGTGGTGCCGGTGCCCTGCAACCCGGACACGCTGGCGATGGCGTACGCGATCAAGACGGAACAGGGCGCCGTGCCGCTGACGCGCTGGCTCGATCCGCAGACGCTCGTCGAAGGCGGCGGCAACACGATCGTGTTCGAACGCGACCCGAGCCTGCACGGCCTCGTGAAGGACCGGATCTTCGAACTGTTCGCGACGAACCACTCGCCGGAATCGCAGGCCAACTGCCTGTCGGAGCTGATGTGCTGCCTGCCGCTGGTCAGCGCGCCGTCCGCGCTCCGCTACGACAACGTGTTCCGCGTGCTGATCGTGCAGTTCATGGATGCGTATGCGCTCGACGTGCGGGCGCTGAAGAAGTCGTGCATCCATTTCGCGCTGCCGGACGGCCGCCTGGTCCCGTTCGAAAGCTACAACCTGCTGTACCGCGACGGACGCCGGCTGGAACACATCCGCGCCGGCATCGCGAACGATTTCGCGCGCCGGCGCGAGCGGACTACGATACCGCTGGTGCCGGCGCCGCCATCTGCTGCTTGA
- a CDS encoding ABC transporter ATP-binding protein, which yields MIRLEGVTRQYQMGDQTVHALQGVDLHIRANEFVAFIGASGSGKSTMMNIVGCLDRPSSGAYWLNGREVATMSGDELARVRNQEIGFIFQSFHLLPRASALDNVAQPLIYRGIPLRERLALAERALQRVGLGGRVHHRPNELSGGQRQRVAIARALVGKPSILLADEPTGNLDSATSQEILELIRELHAGGQTVVMVTHEPEIAEQCRRIVRLRDGRIVSDTRNDAENAA from the coding sequence GTGATCCGGCTCGAAGGCGTGACGCGGCAGTACCAGATGGGCGACCAGACCGTGCACGCGCTGCAGGGTGTCGATCTGCACATCCGCGCCAATGAATTTGTCGCGTTCATCGGCGCGTCCGGTTCGGGCAAGTCGACCATGATGAATATCGTCGGGTGCCTCGACCGGCCCAGCAGTGGCGCGTACTGGCTCAACGGACGCGAGGTCGCGACGATGTCCGGCGACGAACTGGCGCGCGTGCGCAACCAGGAGATCGGCTTCATCTTCCAGAGCTTTCACCTGCTGCCGCGCGCGAGCGCGCTCGACAACGTGGCGCAGCCGCTGATCTACCGCGGCATACCGCTGCGCGAGCGTCTCGCGCTGGCGGAACGGGCCTTGCAGCGCGTGGGCCTGGGCGGGCGCGTGCACCACCGGCCGAACGAGCTGTCGGGCGGCCAGCGCCAGCGGGTGGCGATCGCCCGCGCGCTCGTGGGCAAGCCGTCGATCCTGCTGGCCGACGAGCCGACGGGGAACCTCGATTCGGCCACCAGCCAGGAGATCCTGGAACTGATCCGCGAACTGCACGCCGGCGGGCAGACGGTCGTCATGGTGACCCACGAACCCGAGATCGCCGAACAATGCCGCCGCATCGTGCGCCTGCGCGACGGGCGGATCGTGTCGGACACGAGGAACGATGCGGAGAACGCGGCATGA
- a CDS encoding ABC transporter permease — MNLFLESLRSALASIRAHRLRSFLTSLGIVIGVASVITVISLIQGLSKSVSDQFEGLGGNGLTIRPHNEFKDVMRGKVNYLNFEDVAQLHLRVDGIRNLSPVFTPGFSEVRFTGMSATAQVFATSASYQEVNGRYARLGRFLSDSDDAGARRVAVIGEKLIDDLHLPPNPVGQFVLYANEWFKIVGVMEKRGEIFGMSQDNYMIIPFKTGRSIIGNNTRPQLQITVAVRDLGRLDATRSHIRMVMRQAHRLKAEDSDDFEIESADQIAKSFDKLSSTVTLVMSGVVGIALLVGGIGIMNIMLVSVKERTREIGICKAIGARSRDILLQFLIEAVTLSLLGGLLGLAIGYALGVAIAAMIPDFPPAVVPWWAVALSVLFSGSVGVVFGVVPASQAARLDPIDALRYE; from the coding sequence ATGAACCTGTTCCTCGAAAGCCTGCGCTCGGCGCTGGCGTCGATCCGCGCGCACCGGCTGCGCAGCTTCCTCACGTCGCTGGGCATCGTCATCGGCGTGGCGTCCGTGATTACCGTGATCTCGCTGATCCAGGGCCTGTCCAAGAGCGTCAGCGACCAGTTCGAGGGCCTGGGCGGCAACGGCCTGACGATCCGGCCGCACAACGAATTCAAGGACGTCATGCGCGGCAAGGTGAACTACCTGAATTTCGAGGACGTGGCGCAGCTGCACCTGCGCGTGGACGGCATCCGCAACCTGAGCCCGGTCTTCACGCCCGGCTTTTCCGAGGTGCGCTTCACGGGCATGTCCGCCACGGCCCAGGTATTCGCCACGTCGGCCAGCTACCAGGAGGTGAACGGACGCTATGCGCGCCTGGGCCGGTTCCTCAGCGATTCCGACGACGCCGGCGCGCGCCGCGTGGCCGTGATCGGCGAGAAGCTGATCGACGACCTGCACCTGCCGCCCAACCCGGTCGGGCAATTCGTCCTGTACGCGAACGAGTGGTTCAAGATCGTCGGCGTGATGGAAAAGCGCGGCGAGATCTTCGGCATGTCCCAGGATAACTACATGATCATCCCGTTCAAGACCGGGAGAAGCATCATCGGCAACAACACGCGACCGCAGCTGCAGATCACGGTCGCGGTGCGCGATCTGGGCCGGCTGGATGCGACGCGCAGCCACATTCGCATGGTCATGCGCCAGGCCCATCGCCTCAAGGCGGAGGACTCGGACGATTTCGAGATCGAATCGGCCGACCAGATCGCGAAGTCGTTCGACAAGTTGAGCAGCACCGTCACGCTCGTCATGAGCGGCGTGGTCGGCATCGCGCTGCTGGTGGGCGGGATCGGCATCATGAACATCATGCTGGTGTCGGTGAAGGAGCGTACCCGCGAGATCGGCATCTGCAAGGCGATTGGCGCGCGCAGCCGCGACATCCTGCTGCAATTCCTGATCGAAGCCGTCACGCTGTCGCTGCTGGGCGGCCTGCTGGGCCTCGCGATCGGCTACGCGCTGGGCGTGGCGATCGCCGCCATGATCCCCGACTTTCCGCCGGCCGTCGTGCCGTGGTGGGCGGTCGCGCTGTCCGTGCTGTTTTCGGGCTCGGTGGGCGTCGTGTTCGGCGTCGTGCCGGCCAGCCAGGCGGCGCGGCTCGATCCGATCGACGCGCTCCGCTATGAATGA
- a CDS encoding prolipoprotein diacylglyceryl transferase, whose translation MSGPVLPAAAAQPVHLVFEWLALAGGVQLYRWQRRRAHQPALLQPGSFAIVVGCILGAAIGNKLVFWIEMPHLWRGAMPDWRLIASGQSIVGGLLGGLLGVEVAKKLTGIRRSTGDQFILPLVAGTVVGRIGCFLAGLHDGTYGVPTRLPWGVDFGDGVPRHPTQVYDMLFVLAVGALLWRWHAPLARRPGLAFKLYLASYLAWRLLVDGIKPVPYAYAFGLSGIQWVCMVALACYLPLVIAQLRRETA comes from the coding sequence ATGAGCGGCCCCGTGCTTCCCGCCGCGGCGGCGCAACCGGTTCACCTCGTGTTCGAATGGCTGGCGCTGGCCGGTGGCGTGCAGCTGTACCGCTGGCAGCGCCGGCGCGCGCATCAGCCCGCGCTGCTGCAGCCGGGCTCCTTCGCCATCGTCGTCGGCTGCATCCTCGGCGCCGCCATCGGCAACAAGCTCGTGTTCTGGATCGAGATGCCGCACCTGTGGCGCGGCGCCATGCCGGACTGGCGCCTGATCGCGTCGGGCCAGTCGATCGTCGGCGGACTGCTGGGCGGCCTGCTCGGCGTGGAGGTCGCCAAGAAGCTCACGGGCATCCGCCGCTCGACGGGCGACCAGTTCATCCTGCCCCTGGTCGCCGGCACGGTCGTCGGCCGCATCGGTTGCTTCCTGGCCGGCCTGCACGACGGCACCTATGGCGTGCCCACGCGCCTGCCGTGGGGCGTCGACTTCGGCGACGGCGTCCCGCGCCATCCGACCCAGGTCTACGACATGCTATTCGTGCTGGCCGTGGGCGCCTTGCTGTGGCGTTGGCATGCACCGCTCGCGCGCCGTCCGGGCCTCGCGTTCAAGCTGTACCTCGCGTCCTATCTCGCCTGGCGCCTGCTCGTGGACGGCATCAAGCCGGTGCCGTATGCCTATGCGTTCGGGCTGTCCGGCATCCAGTGGGTGTGCATGGTGGCGCTGGCGTGCTATCTGCCGCTCGTCATCGCACAACTTCGCAGGGAGACCGCATGA
- a CDS encoding TetR/AcrR family transcriptional regulator, translating to MPYSSEHKAQTRERIVHAARRLFNRHGFEQVSIDRVMSEAGLTRGGFYHHFDSKDDLYAAAVASFSTCNPFKPDFKDTPPPAPRELARMLVDIYLSDEVFDNIEAHCPLYALPGDVARAGLSPQKAYTQLIRNLVHVYAGALAHEPDGEQRAQAIVALCVGGMVLARTTDDAALRASLRAAAREQALALLETM from the coding sequence ATGCCCTACAGTAGCGAACACAAGGCCCAGACCCGCGAACGCATCGTCCATGCGGCGCGCAGGCTGTTCAACCGCCATGGCTTCGAACAGGTGTCGATCGACCGCGTGATGTCCGAGGCCGGCCTGACCCGTGGCGGCTTTTATCACCATTTCGACAGCAAGGACGACCTGTACGCGGCGGCCGTCGCCAGCTTCAGCACGTGCAATCCGTTCAAGCCCGATTTCAAGGACACGCCGCCGCCCGCGCCGCGCGAGCTGGCGCGCATGCTGGTCGATATCTACCTGAGCGACGAGGTGTTCGACAATATCGAGGCGCACTGTCCGCTGTACGCGCTGCCGGGCGACGTGGCGCGCGCGGGGCTGTCGCCGCAGAAGGCGTACACGCAGCTGATCCGCAATCTCGTGCACGTGTACGCGGGCGCGCTCGCGCACGAACCCGACGGCGAGCAGCGGGCGCAGGCCATCGTGGCGCTGTGCGTGGGCGGCATGGTGCTGGCGCGCACGACGGACGATGCGGCGCTGCGCGCATCGTTGCGGGCGGCCGCGCGCGAACAGGCATTGGCGTTGCTCGAGACGATGTAA
- the gatB gene encoding Asp-tRNA(Asn)/Glu-tRNA(Gln) amidotransferase subunit GatB yields the protein MQWEVVIGLENHVQLTTNSKIFSGSSIKFGAEPNTQASPVDLALPGVLPVMNKGAVERAIRFGLAVGAKIAPQSVFARKNYFYPDLPKGYQISQFEDPVVQGGSLTFAFEKDGKLETKTVNLTRAHLEEDAGKSLHEDYHGMSGIDLNRAGTPLLEIVSEPEIRSAAEAVAYAKALHGLVMWLGVCDGNMQEGSFRCDVNVSVRPVGQKEFGTRCEIKNLNSFRFIEEAVNYEVRRQIELIEDGGKVVQATRLWDPDRKETRQMRSKEDAQDYRYFPDPDLPPLMISQDWIDRVKADMPELPAAMRERFIRDYGLPEYDSLILTSSQAMATYYEAVVAKAGKENAKAAANWLMGDVSSALNRADVAIEDSPVEASQLALLLKRIADGTISNNAGKKVFSLMWEAKSEDEHLADAIIEREGLKQISDTGALEAIVDEVLAGNAKSVEQYRAGKEAAINALIGQCMKASKGKANPAQVTELLKKKLAA from the coding sequence ATGCAATGGGAAGTCGTCATCGGTCTTGAGAACCACGTCCAGCTCACGACCAACTCCAAAATCTTCAGCGGCAGCTCGATCAAGTTCGGCGCCGAGCCGAACACGCAGGCCAGCCCCGTCGACCTGGCGCTGCCGGGCGTGCTGCCCGTGATGAACAAGGGCGCCGTCGAACGCGCCATCCGCTTCGGCCTCGCGGTCGGCGCCAAGATCGCGCCGCAGTCCGTCTTCGCGCGCAAGAACTACTTTTATCCCGACCTGCCGAAGGGCTACCAGATCAGCCAGTTCGAAGACCCGGTCGTGCAAGGCGGCAGCCTCACGTTCGCGTTCGAGAAGGACGGCAAGCTGGAAACGAAGACCGTCAACCTGACCCGCGCCCACCTCGAGGAAGACGCCGGCAAGTCGCTGCACGAGGACTACCACGGCATGAGCGGCATCGACCTGAACCGCGCCGGCACGCCGCTGCTGGAGATCGTCTCCGAACCGGAAATCCGCAGCGCGGCCGAAGCCGTCGCGTACGCCAAGGCGCTGCACGGCCTCGTGATGTGGCTGGGGGTCTGCGACGGCAATATGCAGGAGGGCTCGTTCCGCTGCGACGTCAACGTGTCCGTGCGCCCCGTCGGCCAGAAGGAATTCGGCACCCGCTGCGAGATCAAGAACCTGAACTCCTTCCGCTTCATCGAAGAAGCGGTCAATTACGAGGTGCGCCGCCAGATCGAGCTGATCGAGGACGGCGGCAAGGTCGTGCAGGCCACGCGCCTGTGGGACCCGGACCGCAAGGAAACGCGCCAGATGCGCAGCAAGGAAGACGCGCAGGACTACCGCTACTTCCCCGACCCCGACCTGCCGCCGCTCATGATCTCGCAGGACTGGATCGACCGCGTGAAGGCCGACATGCCGGAACTGCCGGCCGCGATGCGCGAGCGCTTCATCCGCGACTACGGCCTGCCCGAGTACGACTCCCTGATCCTGACGTCGTCGCAGGCGATGGCCACGTATTACGAAGCCGTCGTCGCCAAGGCCGGCAAGGAGAACGCCAAGGCGGCCGCCAACTGGCTGATGGGCGACGTGTCGTCCGCGCTGAACCGTGCCGACGTCGCCATCGAGGATTCACCGGTCGAAGCGTCGCAACTCGCGCTGCTCTTGAAGCGCATCGCCGACGGGACGATCTCGAACAACGCCGGCAAGAAGGTCTTCAGCCTGATGTGGGAAGCGAAATCGGAAGACGAGCACCTGGCCGACGCCATCATCGAGCGCGAAGGCCTCAAGCAGATCTCGGACACGGGCGCGCTGGAAGCGATCGTCGACGAGGTCCTGGCGGGCAATGCGAAATCGGTCGAGCAGTACCGCGCCGGCAAGGAAGCCGCCATCAATGCGCTGATCGGCCAGTGCATGAAGGCGTCGAAAGGCAAGGCGAATCCGGCGCAGGTCACGGAGCTGCTGAAGAAGAAGCTCGCGGCCTGA
- a CDS encoding SPFH domain-containing protein: MFEIIAVAAAGLLAAAILVFVRSCVVYIPNDKIGIVEKKWSGRGSVHAGFIALQGEAGFQPAVLRGGFHFFPPFQYRVHRENLVTIQQGTLAYVFARDGLPMAPSQNLGCNKVANDFTDVAAFLAQGGQKGLQRKILREGTYAINLAQFVVLAEDRVYALPLPGDADVDAKGGIGGILAAVHDDLVARGGFRPLVIRDDKLAVVTTHEGLSLPEGTIVAPIVGADPADAARYHHDYQNPETFIDAGGYKGRQLQVLVEGTYYLNARFASWEIVPKTEVPVGFVGVVVSYTGKAGTDITGDAYRHGELVGTDEKGVQATPLLPGKYALNPYAKRVIEVPTTNFILKWQAGAIGSHELDKHLSEVSLITKDAFEPDLPLSVVVNIDYKMAPLVIQRFGDIRRLVEQTLDPMVAAYFKNVGQRKTLIELLQERSDIQERAMAEMRRNFEGYNLTLNEVLIGTPRAKEGDTQIETILRQLRERQVSREQLETYRTKEAAAQQERILREAEARAKQQTSITESELAVRIAENQGSAAVQKAIKAAEEARQNAAGAADAKRRLAEAEAFQLEAVGQAQAKATELNVAAYGGPELQFQQTVLLRFAEAIERGHVALVPSIQVGSSDGRGTALDAFLAMAVKQQMAAPAPAVS; the protein is encoded by the coding sequence ATGTTCGAGATTATCGCCGTCGCGGCCGCAGGCCTGCTTGCCGCCGCCATCCTGGTCTTCGTGCGCAGCTGCGTGGTCTACATCCCCAACGACAAGATCGGGATCGTGGAAAAGAAATGGTCGGGGCGCGGGTCGGTGCACGCCGGCTTCATCGCGCTGCAGGGCGAGGCCGGGTTCCAGCCGGCCGTGCTGCGCGGCGGCTTTCACTTCTTCCCGCCGTTCCAGTACCGCGTGCACCGCGAGAACCTCGTGACCATCCAGCAGGGCACCCTCGCCTACGTGTTCGCGCGCGACGGCCTGCCGATGGCACCGAGCCAGAACCTCGGTTGCAACAAGGTCGCCAACGATTTCACCGACGTCGCCGCGTTCCTCGCGCAAGGCGGCCAGAAAGGCCTGCAGCGCAAGATCCTGCGCGAGGGCACCTACGCCATCAACCTTGCGCAATTCGTCGTGCTGGCCGAAGACCGCGTGTACGCCCTGCCGCTGCCGGGCGACGCCGACGTCGATGCGAAGGGCGGCATCGGCGGCATCCTCGCGGCCGTCCACGACGACCTCGTCGCGCGCGGCGGTTTCCGTCCGCTCGTGATCCGCGACGACAAGCTGGCCGTCGTCACGACGCACGAAGGCCTGTCGCTGCCGGAAGGGACGATCGTCGCGCCCATCGTCGGCGCCGACCCGGCCGACGCGGCGCGCTACCACCACGATTACCAGAATCCGGAAACGTTCATCGACGCCGGCGGCTACAAGGGCCGTCAGCTGCAGGTGCTCGTCGAAGGCACGTACTACCTGAACGCGCGCTTCGCGTCGTGGGAAATCGTGCCGAAGACCGAGGTGCCGGTGGGCTTCGTCGGCGTGGTCGTGTCGTACACGGGCAAGGCCGGCACGGACATCACGGGCGACGCGTACCGCCACGGGGAACTGGTCGGCACCGACGAAAAGGGCGTGCAGGCGACGCCCCTGCTGCCGGGGAAATATGCGCTGAATCCGTACGCGAAACGCGTGATCGAGGTGCCGACCACGAACTTCATCCTGAAATGGCAGGCGGGCGCGATCGGCTCGCATGAGCTGGACAAGCATCTGTCGGAAGTGTCGCTGATCACGAAGGACGCGTTCGAGCCGGACCTGCCGCTGTCGGTCGTGGTCAACATCGACTACAAGATGGCGCCGCTCGTGATCCAGCGCTTCGGCGACATCCGCAGGCTGGTCGAGCAGACGCTCGATCCGATGGTGGCCGCGTATTTCAAGAACGTCGGCCAGCGCAAGACACTCATCGAACTGCTGCAGGAACGCTCGGATATCCAGGAACGGGCGATGGCGGAAATGCGCCGCAATTTCGAAGGCTATAACCTCACGCTGAACGAAGTCCTGATCGGCACGCCGCGCGCGAAGGAAGGCGACACGCAGATCGAGACGATCCTGCGCCAGCTGCGCGAACGCCAGGTCTCGCGCGAGCAGCTGGAGACCTACCGCACCAAGGAAGCGGCCGCGCAGCAGGAACGCATCCTGCGCGAGGCGGAGGCGCGCGCCAAGCAGCAGACGTCGATCACGGAATCGGAACTCGCCGTGCGCATCGCCGAAAACCAGGGCAGCGCCGCCGTGCAGAAGGCGATCAAGGCGGCCGAGGAAGCGCGCCAGAACGCGGCCGGCGCGGCCGACGCCAAGCGCCGCCTGGCCGAGGCGGAAGCCTTCCAGCTGGAAGCGGTCGGCCAGGCGCAGGCCAAGGCGACGGAATTGAACGTGGCGGCCTACGGCGGCCCGGAACTGCAGTTCCAGCAGACCGTCCTGCTGCGCTTCGCCGAGGCGATCGAGCGCGGCCACGTGGCGCTCGTGCCGTCGATCCAGGTGGGATCAAGCGACGGCCGCGGCACCGCGCTGGACGCGTTCCTGGCGATGGCCGTCAAGCAGCAGATGGCGGCGCCGGCACCAGCGGTATCGTAG
- a CDS encoding glutathione S-transferase family protein: MPTLTTFRSVPSFAVGHVRDLRVRWALEEAGQPYDLRLIGFEEKESAAYRREQPFSQVPVLQDGDLTLFESGAILLHLGERHPVLLPRDPDGRAHVTMWMFAALNSVEPYVGNLANLVAFSMNEPWAAAQRPVLEQIALKRLGQVDDWLEGREYLAGDFSAADILMTTVVRLLDGMGYVERFERLTAWRDRCTARPAYRKALAAQVAQYAAEVAAA; this comes from the coding sequence ATGCCTACCCTGACCACCTTCCGTTCCGTTCCTTCGTTTGCCGTCGGCCACGTGCGCGACCTGCGTGTGCGCTGGGCCCTCGAGGAAGCCGGCCAACCGTACGACCTGCGCCTGATCGGCTTCGAGGAGAAAGAGTCGGCCGCCTACCGCCGCGAGCAGCCGTTCAGCCAGGTACCCGTACTGCAGGACGGCGACCTGACGCTGTTCGAAAGCGGCGCGATCCTGCTGCACCTGGGCGAGCGTCATCCCGTCCTGCTGCCGCGTGATCCGGACGGCCGTGCGCACGTCACGATGTGGATGTTCGCCGCGTTGAATTCGGTCGAGCCCTATGTCGGCAACCTCGCCAACCTCGTCGCGTTCTCGATGAACGAACCGTGGGCCGCCGCGCAGCGCCCCGTGCTGGAACAGATCGCGCTCAAGCGCCTGGGCCAGGTGGACGACTGGCTGGAAGGCCGGGAGTACCTGGCCGGCGATTTCAGCGCGGCCGACATCCTCATGACGACCGTCGTGCGCCTGCTCGACGGCATGGGCTATGTCGAGCGCTTCGAGCGCCTGACGGCCTGGCGCGACCGCTGCACGGCGCGCCCCGCCTACCGCAAGGCGCTGGCGGCCCAGGTGGCGCAGTACGCGGCGGAGGTTGCCGCCGCTTGA
- a CDS encoding YIP1 family protein has translation MATQALFDIGNVILEPSPTFTRLKDKPRAWVPLLVLVLLTLGVTFWYVSTLDFAWFREHMLATQGHVKPEERAALEHFLTPKTMMWSSGAGAVLGTPLVCALVALYYLLAGKVMGTGIGYGKWFGFVVWTSIPRLLALPLSALQIVTSGGRLAPEDMNMVSLNYLLLHLPMSSPWFGFATNLDLTSLWAIALAVIGLKAWTGRSTGACVTVAVLPYALIYGIWAAKIAFLG, from the coding sequence ATGGCCACGCAGGCACTTTTCGATATCGGTAACGTCATCCTGGAACCTTCGCCCACTTTTACGCGCCTGAAGGACAAGCCGCGCGCCTGGGTGCCGCTGCTGGTGCTCGTGCTGCTGACGCTGGGCGTCACCTTCTGGTATGTCTCGACGCTCGATTTCGCCTGGTTCCGCGAGCACATGCTGGCCACGCAAGGGCACGTCAAGCCGGAAGAGCGGGCCGCGCTGGAGCACTTCCTGACGCCGAAGACGATGATGTGGAGTTCCGGTGCGGGCGCCGTGCTGGGCACGCCGCTCGTGTGCGCGCTGGTGGCGCTGTACTACCTGTTGGCGGGGAAGGTGATGGGCACCGGCATCGGCTACGGCAAGTGGTTCGGCTTCGTCGTCTGGACCAGCATTCCGCGCCTGCTGGCGCTGCCGCTGTCGGCGCTGCAGATCGTGACGTCGGGCGGCCGCCTGGCGCCGGAAGACATGAACATGGTGTCGCTCAACTACCTGTTGCTGCACCTGCCCATGTCCAGCCCTTGGTTCGGCTTCGCCACCAACCTCGACCTGACGTCGCTGTGGGCCATCGCGCTGGCCGTGATTGGCCTGAAGGCCTGGACCGGACGCTCGACCGGCGCCTGCGTGACGGTCGCCGTCCTGCCGTATGCGCTCATCTACGGCATCTGGGCCGCGAAGATCGCCTTCCTCGGGTAA
- a CDS encoding efflux RND transporter periplasmic adaptor subunit, which yields MKKKAIGAAVVAAFLLVPVAIKFAGKPTRREAELAAVQKLAIHPSILATGNLVFRQEVQLSAEVIGKVAGVLVKEGDQVTRGQILLRLDPTVYQAEVAQQEASRRNAAIAIERAQINLANQQRNLDRTGQLYKAKYIDISKYDDAVHQVDLAKVELRASRESLEQASALLSQSREHLAKTEVRAPIDGTVTAVPIKIGETAVASATGIAGSSLMTIADVGSIMAEVNVDEADIARVAVGQQAKVFPAAFPDQPVTGRVESVAMAPKTTLGAQAQGRSYVVKLRLTDAKLALRSGMTCRVEIVVGNGAARAAVPIQAVLSEEIPGAKDKVKNASYVFVVQDGKVKKTSVELGLSDDANQEVTKGVTVGQTIAVGPARLLRELHDGDAVTAKKADVKVADLKPADGGRP from the coding sequence ATGAAAAAGAAAGCGATAGGCGCGGCCGTCGTCGCGGCGTTCCTGCTCGTCCCGGTGGCGATCAAGTTCGCGGGCAAGCCGACGCGCCGCGAAGCCGAGCTGGCGGCCGTGCAGAAGCTGGCGATCCACCCGTCCATCCTCGCCACCGGCAACCTCGTGTTCCGCCAGGAGGTGCAGTTGTCGGCGGAGGTGATCGGCAAGGTGGCCGGCGTGCTGGTCAAGGAGGGCGACCAGGTGACGCGCGGCCAGATCCTGCTGCGGCTCGATCCGACCGTGTACCAGGCCGAGGTGGCGCAGCAGGAAGCCAGCCGGCGCAACGCCGCGATCGCCATCGAGCGCGCCCAGATCAATCTCGCTAACCAGCAGCGCAACCTGGACCGCACGGGCCAGCTGTACAAGGCGAAGTACATCGACATCTCGAAGTACGACGATGCCGTGCACCAGGTGGACCTGGCGAAGGTCGAACTGCGCGCCAGCCGCGAGTCGCTCGAGCAGGCCAGCGCGCTGTTGTCGCAGTCGCGCGAGCACCTGGCCAAGACCGAGGTGCGCGCACCGATCGACGGCACCGTCACGGCCGTGCCGATCAAGATCGGCGAGACCGCCGTCGCCAGCGCGACCGGCATCGCGGGATCGTCCCTGATGACGATCGCCGACGTCGGTTCCATCATGGCCGAGGTGAACGTCGACGAAGCGGACATCGCGCGCGTGGCCGTCGGCCAGCAGGCCAAGGTCTTCCCCGCCGCGTTCCCCGACCAGCCGGTGACGGGCCGCGTGGAAAGCGTGGCGATGGCGCCGAAGACCACGCTCGGCGCGCAGGCGCAGGGCCGCAGCTACGTCGTCAAGCTGCGCCTCACGGATGCCAAGCTCGCGCTACGCTCCGGCATGACGTGCCGCGTCGAGATCGTCGTCGGCAACGGCGCGGCGCGGGCCGCGGTGCCGATCCAGGCCGTGCTGAGCGAGGAAATCCCGGGCGCGAAGGACAAGGTGAAAAACGCCAGCTATGTGTTCGTCGTGCAGGACGGGAAAGTCAAGAAGACCAGCGTGGAACTGGGCCTGTCCGACGACGCCAACCAGGAAGTGACGAAGGGCGTGACGGTCGGCCAGACCATCGCCGTGGGCCCGGCGCGCCTGCTGCGCGAACTGCACGATGGCGATGCCGTCACGGCGAAGAAGGCCGACGTGAAGGTCGCCGACCTCAAGCCCGCTGACGGAGGGCGCCCGTGA